The sequence aacatatgggaatctttattcaggaaacatttcgccacatagtggtttCATttgtccaatacaaagcagaaatgtgTAAGTAGAGGAGgtgttcgaggtaatcagtccctcagcctggagtcgatgtgttcagttcatcaatcttgtagaaagtgcagcatagggccgtagatgtggcttatatactgtagtcaggtgaggcgaagcaggaggcggggtcatagtggtaccatccactagtcaaagtaggtcttcgtccagagattggacaagtgttgaagaattctttgtatcaagatcccataatgctgcagtgtctgacaattgtgatgaatggctgagggactgattacctcgaactcctcctctacttacacctttctgctttgtattggactgatgaagccactgtgtggcgaaacatttcctgactaaagattcccatatactgcataagtgtctcaaccttTAATATAGAGTATATCTAAAAACTTAATCGTATTCAGCTTAATGTAAGGGACTGTCTAACATATACAAACTAAGTAAAAAAAAACTCAAATCTTCCATTAAAAAATCACATGTATAGTTTATCAACAACCCGTTTCACTCATTTAACATTAGAAAAGAGAATACCTTTAAAAAGGCTAGTAAAATTAAAATTGTATGTAAAAGATTTCTTTGTACTGGTCACAAAAATTTCTCCAGAAACTTTCCAATTACTGCAAACAATGTTTAACATGAAATGCAAATTTACATTTTGTGATACACAGTTTTATCAGTTTTGGCCTTCAGTTAAATTATCGGCTCTTACCTAGCCATTTTTTTGAAGTTCTCCTTTTAAGGAGTGTGTAGATCATTGCGATATGTCTACTTGTGGGTATAAAGTAACGTAACGCAGAGCAAGTCTTTATTCTAGGCACTTCACTCAAGAGTGAGCTTAATCAGACTTTATAAGCTCAATGTAAAGCGAAATTTCGTATGAAAGACATGCTTGGTATTAGTTGTCTTTACACCCAATTATCAGCTTGTCGTCCAAGTCACTATGTCAACTGTTttctttttgttttgttttgtttatttGTTCTTCTGGTGACAGTCTTCATGTTTAAACACCTCGCTTAACCTATTAGACGATCACACGATGCTTGTAATTGTTCGCTCAGGACATTGAGTCCAGGTATGCCAGTGGTCGCAGCTGCCGTGGCTCACTGTAATGCCATTGGCTATCCTACCTTCACGTGTTCTTTGACGCAGGTCATATTACGACATGGGCCAGTGTCAAGTGATTTCCTTGCAGCAAACTAATAACCTTCTCATTGTTAGTGTTCTCTGAAGTGTATATTCCATCATTACCGTACTACTTTGTATGAATCAGTAAATTTACTTGTAAGTGTTTACAAGATGTGTTTCACATACTTCAAAATCTTCAGATTCTTGAAAAAGTTAATGTGGAAAGCAGATCAGAGATGTTAAGGCTAGTGGATGAGAGGTATTGAAACCATGGGATGACACGAGACGATGGAGCCAGTGGATGACGGGTGTTAACGAAGTAGGTGAACCACAGATATTTAAACGTGGTGATAAGGTCAGAGGAAAATGCATGTTGACGAGGTATGACATGTATTCATGGAGCCAGTGGTGTTACTGACGCGATTATGAACCTAGTGGATGAAAGGTATTTAAAAATGATGAGATCACTGAACGACAAGTGTTGTTCAAGCCAGTGAATGACATATGTTGATGAGATCAGTAGATGACAAGTATTAATGAAACCAGAGAATGACAGGTGTTTGAAGGCTTTAAAAATGCACCAACAGAAAAATATAAACATACGATGGTTTGTTtggatttttttatataaattatgtAACCATGACAACACAGGTTACAATGATGTTTCTGACATAGACATATTTAGACAGTTCAATAAGAAATATATTTACTGTGACAGAGTATAAGCGAGGGTAAATTTATGAAACATTAGATAATTTTCAAAGCCTAACCTTCATTATGGAAAAACAGGCACAAACCTTATGATATTCAGGATATTTGTTGTTTAACCTGACTTCAggcttctttctttttttttcatgctGTTGAAACAGCATGAACATTTTAACATTCCGGTTTACAGAGACAGAAGATTTAACTTGTTTCTGTTCACATTCATTTCTGAACAGATTTCTCAGCAATGTCAGTGGAATCTTCTCATATGTGAATATACTTAACACGTAGtcataaaaatataaatgatcaTGTAGACTTTTGGGAAACTGAGTTCCATCATATTATAGGAAGGTCTAAAGTATCTTTACGTCCTCTGTAAAGTATACTTTATCTTTGGATGTAGTGGGAAGGTCTACAGTATCTGTTGTAGATAGTTTTACAGTATATTTACATGTATATAACTTACAAATTTTTATAATTCATATTTATGTCTATTCTTTGTGCCATTACAAATAGTCCCATGTTTGTTTGTTAGTTTTTAGACTCATCGACTACACGAGTAATATTAAGGGCCGAGTCCACCAAGAAACATCACGCATACTTTAATTACCGATATGGTCTTAAAACTTTCAGTATAGTATATACATAAGAGATGTAtacttttcagtgtatatactccatTATTATTACTTCCAGAACCATATATAGCGTTAAAATTTATATTCGCCTCAAAATATTGATGTTTAAGAAGGTGCTAAGTTTAACTAAATACGTGGGTTCTTTTCCTGAACATTTTCTGGGTATTTAGTCTCTCAGTAACTTGCAATATAACCTGAGGATTGCGAACATTTTTATAGACACCATCCCTGGTTGCTCTGCAAGTCTCACTTGTCACAGGCGAACATGCGAGTAGCCCCATACATAAGTAATAAGGACTCTCCGGGTAGTCTATAAGTAGCCGGTCTACTCAAGGTGCTGGGTTTGATAAGTTTCTAGACTGATTCAAGCTCTCTGTTTAGAAGGAAAAAAGCTCTTCCTTGTTTCGCAGTCACACAGATTCTTAAGAAAAGAAGGCAGTGTTGACCTCGTTATTTCAGTCATGAGTCTCCAGAAATTTAAAATGTGTATTAACAAACTTTTCCTGCCCAGGGAGGCTCCTCCTACAGTTCTGAGACTAGTCAAAGAAATCATCATGTGAGCCTTTACCAAGAGAGATTCGAGCAGCTGGTAAAATAGGCACGGGAACTGGTGGGCCGTTGATGAGTTTCTTGAGCTTAACGTGTTGAGCTTTCTTATTCTTGGCCTGCAGCTTGTCCCGGAGCTCCCTCAAGTGCGCCTCCctgcaacacaagcaacagtaTCAGTAGCTAGAAATCTGACATACCAATCAGCATAGATAATGACACTGCAAATACAACGTAGTATTTTGCCGTGTCTGTCCTTTGGGCCAACTGAGTCTACATTGCATGTGGATGTAGATGTAGACTGATTATCATAACACCATAACACAATCCATGAATCACCTGATCATACTTTAATAAACAGATCAGGAGTTAGTTAAGCTttgatattatattatatatatatatatatatatatatatatatatatatatatatatatatatatatatatatatatatatatatatatatatatatatatatatactttacatCTAAACTGTCGCATCTGAgcgcttctgcaaagacagtgattatgtatgagttagggtgaaagtgttgaatgatgaaagtttttttttgggggggaggggttctttctttttgggtcaccctgcctctgtgggaaacggccgacgtgttaaatatatatatatatatatatatatatatatatatatatatatatatatatacttcgtaTAATAAAACTTATATTGTATGCGGAAATAAAGCAACATTTATACTTAGTTTTGTATTAGGGATTTTTCACCATTTTCAATTTCAAAATAAagttaaagaaaataaaaatttcTCTATAATCTTATAATATATTGTATTAACTCTaaaacatataaaaaaaatcaaaatcattATTCTCTTACATAAAACGAATTTTAACTAACCGAAAGTTTAAAAAACTTAATTACATAATAAAGTTGTCCTACAGAATAAGTAAGCTTTAAGCTGATATTTTATCCTGTATCTCTTAAATCAGTCACTGTAACGTTTATCAAAAGTCGGGATTTCATTATCGTACATAATTTTTGTATATATTTAAACGTTTTGCAGGTGAGCTCTGACCTTTTCTCCAGTGCTGAGTCGTTCTGTTGTGTCATCTTCCTTTCGAGTTCCTGACGTCGCTTCTCCCCCACGTCCTCCTTCCTGTAGAGGGACGCCATCTTCTCCTTCAGCGACTCCAGCTCCGCCTGCGAGAGGAATGGATTCGGGCTCCGTTACCTTCTTGTTCGTGGGTCACATTACACTTGCATTAGTGTGTGCTAACTGTGATGTGGTTGTGCTGACAAGGGTTCAGTAGTTGACAAAGAGCGAGGAAGGTTGAATTTGAGAAGAGCCTGTTCTTCATGGGGTCAATAGCCTTAAAGCGGTAGGCTTGGAGCAGAATGTAATTAATTACAACTTTTAGTAATTGAAATTGAATTTTCTGATTAAAAAGTAATTGTTATTGACTTGTCTAGCTTATATCTGCTTAAATTACATCATAAAACTGGGGCATCATGATGGGCTAATGACCTAGTGAAAGTACACGTCAAGAGGACTGTGCATCTATTAGACGTAGGCCTTTTGGTCTATTGGAAGGATTCACCTTCCAATAGAAATGATGGTTTGCATAGCCACTTGAACACCGTCCCTCTTTTGTCTATGGCTAAATAATTAGACAGCGGCTGATATATCAAAATGTGATGGACAGCCGTAGTGAGACAACAACAGGTGACCAAATTGATTATGTAGCAGCGTTTCTGTGTGTTCTGATGCCACATGTCAACACAGACTTGTCAGTGATTACTCACTTTATTTTCTTCATTTAATTATGTTGCATTTCATATTTTGGAAGACATCACTAATAGTATTACGGCATAGGTTACATATAGATGTACAGTATCTATCACATTAAAAAAATCCTATATGAGTATACTGAGTTATTTATAAATATGACATTACATTTCtacatttttatatttatatctgTATATCTTATCGTTATATCATATCAGTTTATCTCCCGACTGGTTCCTGTACAATTTGGTGGTAAACATGCAGCATCCGGACTGTGTGATCAGAAAAAAATGTTTGCTGCAGAATTATTTACATATAGCTGTGAGACATGAATAATTTTTCTAACAATTATTAATCTGTTAGATAGGAAAAAAATGCTTTGAGAAATAATGATAAATTCCTTAGACTGTTAGATTATGtaggaaattaacaattattacgGTGTTATAATAGACAGGCATAGGTGAATACTGACGGAATTCATAGTTTAGTTCTGTAGGTTCGTAATGGTGTATATTTATAGAAAATTATTCAAATTAAAATGTGATACAACATATTTACGAATGTTGAGGCGGGTGTTTGAGAGCAATATTAAGTACAGTGTTAACCACAACTTGATGCACTAATGCAGGACGATAAGGAATAGAACAAGCAGCGAATATATGTGGGAAAGCAGGACTAGAACATGTACGTAAAGGATGAGGGACGAgacaggttattattattattattattattattattattattattataaacaggtACGAAACGCAGTTATAGAACAAATGTGATAATACAAAGAAATGTTTATTGACATTAACTCATAGTAAAAGAGTATAGATAACATGAgagaagataagaacataagaatggaggaacactgaagcagtCCCACTGGCCCATATAACGCAGATCTTTCTCTACACCAaccactcccacccaccaacAAGAATAAAATTCTTATGTCCGAGAGACTCGCCTGTCGCCTTTCGTTGGCCTGATGCATCCTCCTGGAGACGTCGTGGTGAGTCAGGTCCCGCAGGCTGAACTTGTTCCTCTGTGACTCCAGATGCTGTTTCGTCTCCTCGGGAAGGAAGTCCTACAACAGGGAGACAGGTATAGCAGGTAAGTAAAAGTCTTGCATTAGCCAGCTGTGGCTCAGCTGATGCCATGAGAAATTACGAGAGGGTAAGATGACGCGTGAAGGCGTTATGTTGCTGGTAATGATAGGGAAAGtgttagcattattattattattattattattattattattattatttaaaaatgtAACTATTTCACAGTGCCATATCTCCTGGGAGGGAAATTTTTGGCTTGTCAACTATTGGTAGACGTCACACTTCTGAGTCGGCAAAAACTCGAATTTAGTTCATAAAACATTTAATtatgttattactattatcataatTCATTCAGTGCAAGGAATGGATGAACGATCGATCCTCCGTCTACTAAACACAAGACACACTGCTACTTTACTGTACTCACAGAGTTGATCCTCAGAAAACCTCTGAACTCTCCCTCTTACCTTAGGATTGAGTTTACTGCTGCCGGCAGACTCTGTCTGTGGGGTGGCTTCGATAATCTCGTAGGCCACCCCTCTACCCGCCTTCTGCCTGGAAGTGGTAATGAAACCCTCCTCCCGCAGTGACTCCAGGATAGACTGCTCCTCCTGTCGTGCCTTCTGGTACCCACTCAGAAGTCGAGGACACTGCTTCCCAGTGATGGTCAGGTCTGCGAATGGTGGTGTTGTAGTTAGAACTAGTGCAGTGATGACTACGTTAAGCATGTGAGAGTGATGATAATTGTAATGTTGACGATTAGCGAGTATAGAGAGCGAAAATGATGAGAGGATGGTGATCATTACTGATTTTAAGGTAATACAAATACTCTGATAATAAAACAGTAACAATATCAATTAAAATATTACAATAACAATTATAATTAACTTCATTGCATATTTTAATTCacatgtttaaaaatatattcaCTGAGGTAAGCAGCAGAGAGAAGGAAATTTCTGAGTATGGCAAAAATATTTTGAGAATAAGCAACGTATTTATATACAGAATGTTACAGTCTATACTCGTCTCCCATCACTGTTCTGTTGTATCTCTGTGGTAATTTGTTCCTATGTGAAGACTAACAGTTGTGCTTCATGCACTGAATGACTCACACGGGTTTAACACTTAATGTAAAAATGATGAGTTAATTTAAGtctttttttcatattttgaTTTTTGTGTGCCTGCTCGCACACTGTTATTGTCAACATTTCATGGTGATGACTGAAACCCTTGACTGTCaaacctttatttgttttttatcggtctgtgttattgtacgaGGGTCAGGATAGACTGTAGGTGAGATAGCAGCTGTAGGAAGGATAGAGAAAAACTGCTAAACATAAGACACATTTCGTAGTTTCAaattacttgaaaaaaaaaataatccacTGGAAACTGTAGGCAAAATGGtctttgaaataataataataataataataataataataataataatattattattattattattattattattattattattattattattattattattattattattattttcaagaaGAAGCGCCAAGGCCGTAAGTGTCAAACAGTCTGCGGCATGGAAAGTAAACAGGTTTAATTAAAAGAAGAGAAGGGAGAGGTGCTCTGAGTTCTTCATCAGTATCAAGACATCCTCCTTGAAGCCTCTGGAGTAATATGCGACCATATCGTGAGTTCGAAAACCGACAAGAGAAAAACTTTACTGTTTTTACTCACGCATATTTCTATTGGGGTTATTAAAATTTAATTGAGCTCCCATTTATAGTAAATAGTCTTTATATAGCATCTTTGTTTATGTTTTTATTTAATTATGGCGAAGCGCTCAACTCTTAGGTGTCTTAAAGTGCCTGAAGAATAGGAGGTATTCGGGAAggagccttggatcaagagccactcactgGCAACGAACAAGCCTGTGGTCTACGTTTATTGGTatggagattaccaacagactggtctgagaccagacaaGTTCTGTGgacagaggatcaagcctacagCACTCCCTGTTATGAATGACACAAACGGGTTGACTGTTTCAGGAAATACATTAAAGAAAGTTGAAGTACGGTACATTTAAAGAGTGCGTGTCAAGGCACTTGAATAAGCCTCGTCATACTTCATGGGAACGACCTCGTGCCTTCCAAGAAGAGGCCGACAGGTACGTAAATTATCTTGCATCGACCGTAAAGCGAGGAGCATGCAAGGTGCTAGACGGTGACTATCTCCCATTAACATTCAAAATAATACAGCTGTAATTTTCTCTCAAAATCTGCATTGCTCACTGGAAAAGCATTGATTTGAATACCCATAACCAGCATCACGGAAGGTTTAATACAATGCCTCTAAGATTCATAATTTTTAATGAACTTAAAGTTTTAACAGTTTCTCAGTTGAAAGATACTCGTTAGAGAAGTAAAGGTTTAACCCAGATACTATCTGATGAACCAAAGAGTAACATAAATCTAGTgaatggaagttttttttttgtcatccaTCTCCACGAACAGGTCCCCAAAAAACGGTCCGTTACAAGAAATAAGTGATATTTTAATGTAAAATGTATCTTGAGTGAATGACATTTGAAATGAAAAGTCTTTCGTTATATCTCATTCACACTCTCGAGGAATGTAAATGGGAATATGAATGACAGATTGCATGtcaatggcatacaataccgaaaaaaatatgaattagacacatgtgcaacatctgggtaactttacttgtagacgtttcgataaagaagtattgataaagccatatatatatatatatatatatatatatatatatatatatatatatatatatatatatatatatatatatatatatatatatatatatatatatatatatatatatatatatatatatatatatctgtcgtgccgaataagtaaaactggtcactttgcaagaactcatctaaaattaagtcctttctaaaattttcttttgtacgtttaaagatatatattttttttcatttatgttaatgtaaaaattaataattttgtaccaaaagaaccttaggaaacttacccaaccttattataacaagcgcaatttaatttagcctaatccaactcaatatgttttatataagtttacaataatttaataataaacaaacacaatgaaaaatatatttttgcgttaggttcagaatgattttttgcgaaatcattgcatacacaaatattcgcttgccttattccgcaagaagagcgttgctattgaagccaaaatcacaagtttttacctcttcgacacgacatatatatatatatatatatatatatatatatatatatatatatatatatatatatatatatatatatatatatatatatatatatatatatatatatatatatatatatatatatatatatatatatatatattaattaccaAGGTTCTCGATGGGTGTGAAGTCAGCCTCGACCCTCTTGATGAGCTCCGGAGGTGAGTTTTCGGTGATGACGAAAGAGTAGTCATCGTCGAGGTCACAGATACCAGAGTCGCTGGAATCGACGCTCCTGGCGGAGGTGGAGGTAACAGAGGAGGGAGGTGCTCCTGGCTGCTTGAACCATGGCGCCAGGCTTCTTCTGCAGTCCAGGGACTCCTGCAGCGAGGAAAGAAGATATAATGTTAGCACCTGTAACACCTCATGCCCTTCTGCATTCCAGAGACACCCAGGGAAAGAAAACAAGATTCAGTTTAAGCACATGTAGTGGCAGTGCCTCGGATCCGAGAGAGACTTATTCTCAAGTGGAACCGCTGAATCACGATGGGTCGTACAGCGTTTGGGGAATGGAGATTAATTAGGTCTGATTCAGGAAAGTGTGAGTAGCTGCGATAGCCTTCACTAACATCGAGGcactcttctctccctcctgGAAGAGTGCCAAGCAAGGAAGGCTGAAAGTTTACGTTTTGATTATTTCTTCCCTCTGATATTTTGTGCCCAAAATGTCTTTGGACACCGATGTCACTTCAAACTCGAAACTTCACTAGGAAAAAGAAAATACAAATGGCGTTAGTCGACGAGTGGTAATTAAAAGACACCCACAGTGGAACCTTCATCAAATATTTGATTAAGTCTCACTGTGGGTGAAACGTCATTAAATGTGTTTTGAAAATACATTAGAAAATAATGGGAAATAAACGCAACCATTGGAAATAAAGGCATCCATAAGAAATATTGACATCCATGAACAATAAAGGCAAATACAGGAAATAATGTTACCATAGGAAAAGAAAGGGCAACTATGGAAATAAACAGTAAATAACACAAGTGTGTTGATGAAGTGTATCAGTCGGGAATATTTTGGATAGCAGTAAATGACCTACGATTCCGTTTCTAGTTATCGTTGAAAGTCTTGGTTGCAACGTTTGATTACCAGTCACAGACAGCATATCAGCAGATCCCATGAATAGTCAAGACAACTTCGCAAACACTTTACTGCTGCTTGTAACTAACTAGAAAATTCTCCAGTAATTGCACAGGCACCAGTATCCCCAAAATATAACAGAATTTTAAGTTCTGTTGTATTTTCTCGTAATCTCAAGTTATCAGAGTTGAAGGTTTGAAACCGTTCAGGCGAGGCACTCGCAAATTATTGCAGGAAAACAAATTGAAACCCAAAGAGCCCAGAATCAATCCAGATGTATCAGAAAGATACACCgacatttaagggttaaagccgatcagaagagccTTTGAATTACTGGACGGAAACCAAAATCGGGAATGATCTACATAAAAAAAATAGACTAAATGGCACTTGCACCCGGCAACACACCTATCGTTACATGAATCTTTCCCGAGTTACAGCACACACGTTGAAAATTTATGGCCtatcggatgaggcgttctcgattTATAAAAGAAAACCTTGGGGGAAGACAAAAAATCAAGCAGACATTTAAAAGTACCCTATCACTTTAAGGTATACCTAAAAAGTTCTTTAGTAAATAATACAGCAACAGTACTATAGTAACAAAATCAACAATAACATTTCTCCTCACGACCAAACCTGAAAGCAGAAAGTTCAtgagaagacacatgtgcagctcctGTGCACTCGACTGATGAGTTTGCCGCGCGAGCGATAAGTTACCTAAAGTGCTGGATATGTGACTGGAAGCTAAGGTTTAATCAGCGCCAAACTCTGCGGAATTATGGCTTCCACTTAGACTGTGTTGGGTGGCAGTGCCTGCACTGGGTAGCAGTGCCTGCGCTGGGTGGCAGTGCCTGCGCTGGGTGGCAGTGCCTGCGCTGGGTGGCAGTGCCTGCGCTGGGTGGCAGTGCCTGCGCTGGGTGGCAGTGCCTGCGCtggatgatggtgctggtgctattTATAAGGACCCGATACA comes from Cherax quadricarinatus isolate ZL_2023a chromosome 36, ASM3850222v1, whole genome shotgun sequence and encodes:
- the LOC128691392 gene encoding uncharacterized protein: MGCGESKDLKPITVTDAQKKLESSLEGLAVVRITSASNSISSSGNGSSVPHTPEDKILPRQDSKVSLEDLPTTLESIPDNDLGESLDCRRSLAPWFKQPGAPPSSVTSTSARSVDSSDSGICDLDDDYSFVITENSPPELIKRVEADFTPIENLDLTITGKQCPRLLSGYQKARQEEQSILESLREEGFITTSRQKAGRGVAYEIIEATPQTESAGSSKLNPKDFLPEETKQHLESQRNKFSLRDLTHHDVSRRMHQANERRQAELESLKEKMASLYRKEDVGEKRRQELERKMTQQNDSALEKREAHLRELRDKLQAKNKKAQHVKLKKLINGPPVPVPILPAARISLGKGSHDDFFD